In Megalobrama amblycephala isolate DHTTF-2021 linkage group LG21, ASM1881202v1, whole genome shotgun sequence, the genomic stretch ACAAACACATGATGTCGACATCATGCGAGAATCTCTTCCTTGTCTGATTGAAATCTTAAGCGccacgagaaaaaaaaaaaaaacacaaggaTATTCAATCAGGATCCCAGTCAAACAATGGTAAAGCACACACATGATGCCCATTTTGGCAGCTGTGGAGATCAACAGCCATCTGCTTAAGTCACACTAGAGCCAATCCCTGAAGACCAGTGcattaaaaaacagaaatgaaAGATTTACAGTGTCCTGCAGACACTATATAATGGCTTGATATACCTCGTGAGGAAAAGTATTTGTGACAGGTTCAAGAGTCTAATGGATGCTCTTGATGCTTAAACGATGGTCATAAATCTTTTTTCATGAAAAGGACCAGTTCAGGTGAACAAAATAAGGTTAATCTGCATTTTATCAATCAAGAACATGAGGCAAAGATGAAGTGTGTCGGTTTTCGTCCCCCTCTTATGTCTTCTGTGGGTCGGGTGAGAGAGGGCCAGGCGTGTTGGTGCCGTCTAAATTATATACGGGAACAGAGAACTGCGTGGAACTCAGGGCAGAAGGAAACTGATAAAAGGAAAGAAACAGAATGAAAAAAACTGAACGCATCCTTTCTggattattgttattttattgagaaCATCTCAAAGGCACTGGTGTCTTTACCAGTGTTGttatagttaaagggttagttcacccaaaaatgaaaattctgtcatttattacttgccctcatgccgttccacacccgtaagaccttcgttaatcttcagaacacaagttaagatattttagttgaaatccgatagctccgtttggcctccatagggagcaatgacacttcctctctcaagatccataatggtactaaaaacatttttaaatcggttcatgtgagtacagtggttcaatattaatattataaagcgacgagaatatttttggagcgccaaaaaaacaaaataacgacttatttagtgatggccgatttcaaaacactgcttcaggaagattcggagcacagatgaatcagtgtgtcgaatctgctgttcagagcgccaaagtcacgtgatttcagccgttggcagtttgacacgtgatccgaatcatgattcgatacactgattcatttgtgctccgatgcttcatgaagcagtgttttgaaatcggccatcactaaataagtcgttataaattaatcagtgtatcgaatcatgactcagatcgcgtgtcaaactgccaactgctgaaatcacgtgactttggcgctccgaacagcagattcgacacactgattcatctgtgctccgatgcttcctgaggcagtgttttgaaatcggccatcactaaataagtcgttattttgtttttttggtgctccaaaaatattcttgtcgctttataatattaatattgaaccactgtactcacatgaactgatttaaatatgtttttagtacctttatggatcttgagagaggaagtgtccattgctccctatgaaggcctcacggagccatcagatttcaactaaaatatcttaatttgtgttctgaagatgaacgaaggtcttacgggtgtggaacggcatgagggtgagtaataaatgacagaattttcatttttgggtgaactaaccctttaactaataCTAAAGTTATTAAAATAGTAGTCATTGAAATAcagctgaaatgaaataaaatataaatattagatgaaaaacttaaactggaaattagaaatgttgcattggcaagttactaaaactgaaataaaataaattcaaaaatagaaaccccccccaaaaaatgacaacagcacataacaaaattactcaaacctaaattaaaattaaaacaaaaagtaaaaaataaaataaaagcaacattcaaaatattaatactataatagtataaatactaaaataacaccagTTTTCACACTTTACACCACAAGTTTTTTTGATGCTTTGATTAGATTGATAAAAATGCTGTTGTAAACCAAAatcataaattaatacatataattaagcaatatatatatatatatatatatattagaaataaactaataataataaaaaaaatcgtaataaaaataaaaataaaaacaacaactgatTATACAAGTATGATATTTCAAAGCTTTTGGAAACTCTCTGATATCTCCAGATTTTCCAGGTCCGTGGGAATCCTAAACAACTCAGTCTttctaaaacacaaaaaaccTCAAAGCACAAAGACATTGCTCCCATTGTAATCAACAAAGCTGTTTTCACTAGAAGAGCAATATCGGGTAGCATATAATTTTAGTCTTTCTACAAAGCTAATCCAACCACTTCAATTTCTCTGTTAGTCtgaaagaaaatacatttacaaataaGTGTGAACTGATTTCTGtgaattttattcattttatatttaagtaaCTTCTTAGTGTTACATCAAAGACAGCTTTGAttgttaaaatatgttctcaAAACTTGTAAATGAggattgtaatgtttatttataagTAAGTTATGACATTTACTTCACTATTCAGCTCTCAAATCAGTGGAAATGCAGGGTGGTATGAGCACCAGCACCATTTTGGGCTAAAAGGAACAGCTGTGGCACTCACAGATGGCGTGATTTGaatctaaataataaaatgtgacgATAAACTTAAAGAGGGTGGAATCAAATTTAGGTTTGGACCAAGTGTGAAAACGGCAGTAGGCTTAGTAAATAAGTTGAGTTCAGGTGACTCACCTGGAAGAGGGTATGTGCGCCCTGTCTCCGGGCGGGACTGAGGGGTGCCACCGGGCTGAGGGTGCTCCAGAAGTGGATATTCGACAGAAGAGGACTGGGGGTGAGCAGCAGGGGTGTCTGCAACAAATGTGAACTTTTTCAGAAGTAACTCTCTTTCCATTAAGGATGCCTTTCCCAAATACTCGTGAGCATCATAGCACAAAGCATTTGCAAGAGGCATAACcctgaaatataaatgtttaattaaaagtGGCTTAATGAGACTTTAAAAAGCAATAAGAATTAATCACAGGGCAAGGGTTCTGTATTTCtcgaaaaaaacataaataatagATTTGAATTATAGTATATTTCATCTTTCATCTCACTGAAGAGACAGCAGGGGGTGATCCTCTGAGGCTGGCTGTATGAGTGCTCATAAATGCAAAGATTGTGCAGTCTTAACGAGGTGATCCATCAAAGTAGCATCCGGCTAAACCTCGCCATATGATCACGATCATGTAACAGCCAATGAGTGTCTCCTAAGCACATCAGCACGACTGAGTTTCACTGGTTTCAGTGGTGCACTATTGCCCTCTAGTGCTGCAAAATGGCATCAATGCAACCACATAACCAAAATGTGATCTCACCATATTCCTGTGCAGGATAACCaaaaattttaagaaaaatatgtaGCTTGTAattggccttttttttttttttaaaccacacACCCTCAAGACATAGTGATCAGTTTTATTATCAGCGGTCATTTTAGTATTTGTGCATAAGCCTGGTAGCATTTGCAAGCATATTTAACAGGTCATTTTGACATCGAAGTTGcaattaatggcaaaaataATTCGTGAATAAATTGCACAAAAATCAAATATTTGCATGCATATTTTGTGAAGCATAAAGATGCAAACAACATTTCCAAAATGCACATATGgacatttaatgcatttaattttttctgCTTTGCTTGCTGAGTTTTGTCTGCACAATAATTAGTATTTTTAGACAGATGGACGTTCCGACCACAAAATCTACATATGTTTTGtactaatttattcaaaattgtCTGTGCAACATGTCATGgagacttttaaaaattatttaaataaccacttttttttttaactaccaCTTTGTTGCATGGCGTTAATTTAAAGTggccctattatgctttttcaaatatgtattatagccgtaacaaatacatttattgtctcctaaaagaaagaatcgattctgaactgccaaAGTAAGTcctcagtaattccagtctcacttcctatTACAAACCTACGTAacaacaatgtaacaaatttgcataatgccatcctatggtcttcattggctgcccacaAACAACATCTACTGtgaccctcaaacactgtagttgtagctcaactttgcatgcacttcaaAAGAATGAGGACTCGTGCTGGAATTGATACGGAAAAACCGATGCCATCTGTTCATATTactgtgtatcaagtgctgaggaagcctccggagctgaaattcagatatgaaTCTGTAGGTGGTAGACCAATAACAACAGACTGAGCCATCTGACCATTCAGTgcagagtaggctctcagaaaggaggggtttagagagaatGAATCTTCAAACAAATTGTTGTCGgactctttgagaaatgaggtgatgtgAAATGTAAATCTGTAAAGcatttttgaccttggatgcatgcatgcaagcaaaagaaaaattaagaaCCTTGATGACTAAATGACACAAAAAAGCAAACTGCTGTTGGTTGATTAGTTTTATATGTTGGTCAAACAGCTGTATACTGTCTAAGTGGGCAATTAATGGCCAGAACAAGGCAAAGTGGTCCAACATTCTGGCTACAATTAGCAGAGTCAAATAAAACAGCAATAGTAAATAACTGCAAAAGAGGATGCGCCTCTAGTGAGTTGGGCAGAAATTGCGACCCAACACGAAAACTGCTGATGATCTGATGATTCTTACAAATCAATGCCAGCAGAAAATAGCATTGTACATATGTGATGGGGAGGTCAGGAGGGGACTGACCTGCAGGAAGGCTGGGGTGAGAGAGGCTGTTGGGAGGGAGGGGCTGGACAGATTGAGTGGGCTGAGGTCAGAGCTGGTCACCACCAGCGTGGGCATCAACTCCAAGCCTTTGGGTTTCTTAGACTTTCCGCTGAGATTGCGGGGTGGAGATTCGGACATCTCAGAAGCTGGTGTTGTGTCCTTGGAAACAGAGGAGGGCTGGACCTGATGGATTGAAAGAGAGAGGTTTTGATatagaattttaataaaataagggtGGACActtgttttatatttacatcTTATATACTTATtgatatacatatttaatatttacatgtgtaTTATATTCATCTTCATttagaaaataattaaattattatttttttaaaaacctttttcattacatattcaaattattattaaaagtgtTTCAAGGCCTGAAATgtaatcatatttataaaaccaAGTCAAATGCTGAATTTATCTAATTGACTGTATTAAAAAAGGATACCCAAAAgaactgttataaataaatataaataaaaactaatgaaataaataaaaaataaaataacaaaaatattaaaataaataataaatataaaataaataatcaaataaaatgaacacattttgaaaaaaacattctatatgtatatctgaataaattaataaaattatacattttttattaatgatatttttataaatgaatatgattaaaataaataaaataaaatacaaaataaaaataggtTTCAACCGTATTGTATTGTATATGTGTGTTATATGTTAGTGTAAGCAAACTAACACACGAGAAGATAAAAATACACCTAACATGTATATTTTGTGAACTCTATACTTAAAGGGAACACCATAGCAAAATTACTATGTAAATTATGTGCACAAAGCTTTTACCATTATGGCACACCACCATCATTCCAATATTAATTTCCAATGCCAGCATGCTGTACCTGCAACTGTAACTCTGAAGGCTGTGAGGAGAGGGACTCAATTTCACTGTCAATCACCAGCTCCTGGGAATCAGTCATTGGAGAAGAAGAGGGCGACTGGGAACGAGGGAGCAGTGAAGGAGAGATTCTTGAGAGCGGGAAGCCCGTCATGGCATTCTCTGAAGTGGGATTCTccacaaacgcacacacaacaTGTGAAACGGTGCTCTGTTTGGTCTCATTTTCTGTCGGAGAGGGCAGTGGAGCTTGGACGGGTTGTGTCGGAAGTTCAGGCCTCCCTATAGCAGACGGAGTGGTGATTCTATTCTGTGGCATGGTCCCAAATTTAATGACTGTGGATGGCTGGGGAGACTCCTGGCCTGCCTTTTTGTCTATTAGCTTTTCTCCTGGGTTCTCAATCTTCATTGATTTAAAAAGTTGTGTTCCTGACTGCAAAGAAGTCAAAGTGAAGGATGTGTACAAGCCGGAGTGGATATAGTCATTCCGGCTGGATGCTTTGGCCTGACCCGGTGGGCCGGCACCTCGGTCTGAAGCGGCTTTGCTGTCTTTATCCCTGGGGATGTTTGCAGGTTTGTCGGAGAGGGGCGAAGGTCCGGCAGAGCCCCCGTCTGCACCCTCTGTTCTTGCCATCACATCCCCCTTTAGGATATCAGGGTACGACACGAAACGATACACAAACTTCTGCCCATTTACTTTTTTGATAATGTTCTGCAAGGAAAGATTAGAAAgaatgcatgtttattttagctGACGAATGATTTTCTCCTACATACATCTAAAAATATCTATGTAAAAAAGCAATCACCCAAACAAATCAACCGAAACCATTTTTACCAGCCAGTAAGTTGCGTTCTTCTACCCTCTCTAccaaaataacatgcaattaagtaaATTAACCCAAGTTAAAAGACCAGGAAGAATGCGGAAAACAATACCTCTTGCCCTGTGGTGCCAAGATGAGGCTTAAAAAGCTGAAACGCCAAACCCTCAAACACACGGTTCCCGTTCAAGAATGAACCCGAGAGGCCATGACTTCCTTACTGCACTAAAAGGCTTTGTGACCCTCTTGTTTCAGTTCAGTGTGACTTGATTGTGCGTTTACAGCAACAAAACAACTTGATGGACAAGAAGAGTGTGGGGGCGATGAGAGGGCTGAAAGCTAgcaattataataaatgctgatttaaatatatgacCACAACACCATTTAAGCTGTGTTCACACTGCCAGTGACAAAGCAACATAATCCCATTTATTTCAATGGAGAGCTGGTGATATCCGGCGACATGACTGAGAGTGACCGTTGGCGACAGGATGTAGGCATCTAGTGACGCTACAAAGTTGAGATATGTttaactttatgcaaatgaagaGAGACTTTCGGGAGTGACAACCAACTGGATCAGAGATGGTGGAAAACTTATTTTAGTGGTCCTAAAATGTATGTCTCTGACTGTATACATACTGGGGTACTTGCTATACTGACTCTGAGCCTGAATGGTTTTGTGAACCCAGTTAGACCGTCGCTCACACTTTCATTGCAGATAAATAGCTGCGATGGCCAAGAGCACTCGCTGTTTCTCATTTATCTTTAATATTAAGCATTTCATGTACTGATTCCATTTTTATTTAGCCTTTTCCCTTAAAAAATGTCAACATCCATGAATGTCATGCATAAACTTTATTAGGCAACCAGCAGCGGGGACGCCCACTAGCGACCTCACCGCCAGCCACTGGCAACATGCAGCGGCAAAGTCGCTGGCAGTGAGAATGCAGCTTTTTATAATCTAGccttatttaataatttataattatttcactttataattaaaaataattaatttgcaCGTGGAAGTGAAGCAGAACGTGCACGCCGCTTTATTCCCATAccatgaaagtgaatgggaaCTGTAATGGTCAAGttccaaaataacaaaaaagcaGCATAAAATGGCATACAGGTTGTCCATAAAACTTGTGTACACATAGCAATTTTCCCTATTCATAatttatgttaataaaaaataaccaaTAAATGGCCAATGTATACTGTTTTGTCAATTTAAGGAGCTAAATTCTAATCAATGTCAAATCAATGAACTTCAAAGGCATCAAAATGATAATGTAAAGAATAACTATTCATTTTGAAATTAATAGttgattaaaaagttaaaataaaaatagattttagacctctattttaagcattttttaagaatgttttatCTTTGATGTAATCGAATGCTAaacatttagtttattttagggGTTCAAGTGCATGAGGCCAGCAgcggccaatgaagtttgagcatcTATTAGACAGGGGCAGCGTTCCATTCCacttttagacacgcactcgcaaacttccctaagcacttcccctcggggaaatttggcatttttaagtgcgttccacttcgtggagtggacgagggaagtttatatggacagacagAGGGAccgagtctacttcatatgtacacttcaggcagctccataacccacaatgcaacacgattgtgacatcaccgcatatcgcgtttaatttaccccaccacaaatgactctatgatatattaatttttttttttttatatatatatttaaaacacacatatatacatatataatactGCGTTAAACAATTTCGTAAgtggaaaaaattaaataataaatcagttcCATTgcagattccaagtgatcaagggcttaggacctTCCAATTAAGCCCACTGCAAAGGTTCctccagtagtgggcactcatgcaacATAAGCAATatcgtacatccgagtcaacaaGACTGAGGGAATTTAGcaagggaagttagcgagggaaagtcataaaaaaaaaaaaaaactactggaACGCATTCAGGGTTAACAGAGGCCGATCGAAATGAAACTGCTGCTCGCAgatatattttattctattaacATTTTCAGAACATGATTACTAAATAACTAGGAATTTAAAATCAACCACTAGCTTATTTTAAAATTCCCATTTAACTAAGCTAAGATCTAATATCTCATATCACAAAACTAAATTAGCACTAGAGGATGGCAAAAATAACCTAATATCTCAAAATAGGCAGAAATAGGTGCCATCATTTAATATCTGCAAAAATTACTAATATTAACCAATATTAACCGATATCGCCTTTTAGAATATCAAGATCCATCCACAGACTGATTTCAgcctgttcctcacacaaagctatcatataTGGCTTCAAAACATTTGGAATAGAGCACAAGCCCTATTAACGATTATCTTTCCAGCTCAACAGACCCCATTCCCAGCTCGGACAAACAGCAAAACATATCCTTTTATGTTCcacggaagaaagaaagtcatacggtTTGGAACAATGTGTAAATGAAGTAAAATGAAAAGTAAATgaaatgaacttttatttttcaatgACACACCTTGTCATAGTAGTAACGCAGAGCCCGGCTGAGCTTGTCATAGTTCATGCTGGGTTTGTTCTTGCGGGCACCCCATAATCTGGCCACCTCCTCGGCCTGTAACAGTTTGAACTCGCCATCCTCGTTGGTCCAGCAGATAAGCTGGTCATTGCTGGGGTCCAACAGGAGCTGCAGCAGGAACTGCCACAGGGTCACTGAgctgtccatgtccttctctaTCCACAGCTGAGGGGGAAATGTTACCTTACGGGACCCTGTTCACGCTCACAGCCTGGCCGACACGTCACGGCATATTCTGGCACATATCCTGACGGAGgctgaaatataaataatgcaATTAGATTAcaaattgaattttaaaataatagcaAGATATGTATGCAAGCATTTGCATATAAAGCAAACTCAAAAGGAAGCATTTCGCTTAAACCAAACCTAGAGCGACCATTCTTGAAATCATAAAAACATGGTAAATATGCACACCATATTAAATACCAAATGGTACTGGACTTCAGCGTAATCCTGGCAGTGTAGACAGTGCAGACCGACAGCGTGCATGTAAGCAgcttaaattaaaactaaatctgcCTTGACTCATCCGATATCCAGCTGGTAGTTGCCAAAGAGAGCGAAAAAGTCTCCCACGTACAATCTGACAGAACAGAACATACAAACATAGAAACAAAGAGGCGAGACGTGACAGCATTCCTCAGACTGTAGGAGACAAGGTCTGGGAATTTTACACTACACAAAGAGTTCAGGCCAAAATGAACTGAGATAGCATGAGCAATTACATGTAGCTCAAAATTATGGCCTGTTGAATGATGATAGTGATTGCATACTGTAAATGTGGCACTTGTGCATCTTTAATTTAATGGCTAAAATTAGATGCACATTTGGTTGCTGCTTATTTTGTCTTTATTATAGAAGTGAATGACCCTAGATCTCACCATAATTACACAAATAGTGTAATGGTTCAAGTCAATAGCCGATATATACACCCATCTGAATATTCAATATGAATACTACATTTACACTAAATGGTTTTTAATGTAGATGCCATCTCATGA encodes the following:
- the elk4 gene encoding ETS domain-containing protein Elk-4 isoform X5 encodes the protein MDSSVTLWQFLLQLLLDPSNDQLICWTNEDGEFKLLQAEEVARLWGARKNKPSMNYDKLSRALRYYYDKNIIKKVNGQKFVYRFVSYPDILKGDVMARTEGADGGSAGPSPLSDKPANIPRDKDSKAASDRGAGPPGQAKASSRNDYIHSGLYTSFTLTSLQSGTQLFKSMKIENPGEKLIDKKAGQESPQPSTVIKFGTMPQNRITTPSAIGRPELPTQPVQAPLPSPTENETKQSTVSHVVCAFVENPTSENAMTGFPLSRISPSLLPRSQSPSSSPMTDSQELVIDSEIESLSSQPSELQLQVQPSSVSKDTTPASEMSESPPRNLSGKSKKPKGLELMPTLVVTSSDLSPLNLSSPSLPTASLTPAFLQTPLLLTPSPLLSNIHFWSTLSPVAPLSPARRQGAHTLFQFPSALSSTQFSVPVYNLDGTNTPGPLSPDPQKT
- the elk4 gene encoding ETS domain-containing protein Elk-4 isoform X4, which codes for MDSSVTLWQFLLQLLLDPSNDQLICWTNEDGEFKLLQAEEVARLWGARKNKPSMNYDKLSRALRYYYDKNIIKKVNGQKFVYRFVSYPDILKGDVMARTEGADGGSAGPSPLSDKPANIPRDKDSKAASDRGAGPPGQAKASSRNDYIHSGLYTSFTLTSLQSGTQLFKSMKIENPGEKLIDKKAGQESPQPSTVIKFGTMPQNRITTPSAIGRPELPTQPVQAPLPSPTENETKQSTVSHVVCAFVENPTSENAMTGFPLSRISPSLLPRSQSPSSSPMTDSQELVIDSEIESLSSQPSELQLQVQPSSVSKDTTPASEMSESPPRNLSGKSKKPKGLELMPTLVVTSSDLSPLNLSSPSLPTASLTPAFLQTPLLLTPSPLLSNIHFWSTLSPVAPLSPARRQGAHTLFQNMLCLRFLPRPGFGENDPLLESFADFIGSSSTFQEKERRVHTQNLCFQWRYTL
- the elk4 gene encoding ETS domain-containing protein Elk-4 isoform X7 — translated: MDSSVTLWQFLLQLLLDPSNDQLICWTNEDGEFKLLQAEEVARLWGARKNKPSMNYDKLSRALRYYYDKNIIKKVNGQKFVYRFVSYPDILKGDVMARTEGADGGSAGPSPLSDKPANIPRDKDSKAASDRGAGPPGQAKASSRNDYIHSGLYTSFTLTSLQSGTQLFKSMKIENPGEKLIDKKAGQESPQPSTVIKFGTMPQNRITTPSAIGRPELPTQPVQAPLPSPTENETKQSTVSHVVCAFVENPTSENAMTGFPLSRISPSLLPRSQSPSSSPMTDSQELVIDSEIESLSSQPSELQLQVQPSSVSKDTTPASEMSESPPRNLSGKSKKPKGLELMPTLVVTSSDLSPLNLSSPSLPTASLTPAFLQTPLLLTPSPLLSNIHFWSTLSPVAPLSPARRQGAHTLFQNMLCLRFLPRPGFGENDPLLESFADAES
- the elk4 gene encoding ETS domain-containing protein Elk-4 isoform X8, with product MDSSVTLWQFLLQLLLDPSNDQLICWTNEDGEFKLLQAEEVARLWGARKNKPSMNYDKLSRALRYYYDKNIIKKVNGQKFVYRFVSYPDILKGDVMARTEGADGGSAGPSPLSDKPANIPRDKDSKAASDRGAGPPGQAKASSRNDYIHSGLYTSFTLTSLQSGTQLFKSMKIENPGEKLIDKKAGQESPQPSTVIKFGTMPQNRITTPSAIGRPELPTQPVQAPLPSPTENETKQSTVSHVVCAFVENPTSENAMTGFPLSRISPSLLPRSQSPSSSPMTDSQELVIDSEIESLSSQPSELQLQVQPSSVSKDTTPASEMSESPPRNLSGKSKKPKGLELMPTLVVTSSDLSPLNLSSPSLPTASLTPAFLQTPLLLTPSPLLSNIHFWSTLSPVAPLSPARRQGAHTLFQNMLCLRFLPRPGFGENDPLLESFAGRT
- the elk4 gene encoding ETS domain-containing protein Elk-4 isoform X1; the encoded protein is MDSSVTLWQFLLQLLLDPSNDQLICWTNEDGEFKLLQAEEVARLWGARKNKPSMNYDKLSRALRYYYDKNIIKKVNGQKFVYRFVSYPDILKGDVMARTEGADGGSAGPSPLSDKPANIPRDKDSKAASDRGAGPPGQAKASSRNDYIHSGLYTSFTLTSLQSGTQLFKSMKIENPGEKLIDKKAGQESPQPSTVIKFGTMPQNRITTPSAIGRPELPTQPVQAPLPSPTENETKQSTVSHVVCAFVENPTSENAMTGFPLSRISPSLLPRSQSPSSSPMTDSQELVIDSEIESLSSQPSELQLQVQPSSVSKDTTPASEMSESPPRNLSGKSKKPKGLELMPTLVVTSSDLSPLNLSSPSLPTASLTPAFLQTPLLLTPSPLLSNIHFWSTLSPVAPLSPARRQGAHTLFQNMLCLRFLPRPGFGENDPLLESFADFIGSSSTFQEKERRVHTQNLCFQWRYTLCGTRHGKCTNLPILEISSISFYQDLRELYKPFNSSTRISWDPLDDALSCLHIFQFIIKVFAVVPP
- the elk4 gene encoding ETS domain-containing protein Elk-4 isoform X3, with the protein product MDSSVTLWQFLLQLLLDPSNDQLICWTNEDGEFKLLQAEEVARLWGARKNKPSMNYDKLSRALRYYYDKNIIKKVNGQKFVYRFVSYPDILKGDVMARTEGADGGSAGPSPLSDKPANIPRDKDSKAASDRGAGPPGQAKASSRNDYIHSGLYTSFTLTSLQSGTQLFKSMKIENPGEKLIDKKAGQESPQPSTVIKFGTMPQNRITTPSAIGRPELPTQPVQAPLPSPTENETKQSTVSHVVCAFVENPTSENAMTGFPLSRISPSLLPRSQSPSSSPMTDSQELVIDSEIESLSSQPSELQLQVQPSSVSKDTTPASEMSESPPRNLSGKSKKPKGLELMPTLVVTSSDLSPLNLSSPSLPTASLTPAFLQTPLLLTPSPLLSNIHFWSTLSPVAPLSPARRQGAHTLFQNMLCLRFLPRPGFGENDPLLESFADFIGSSSTFQEKERRVHTQNLCFQWRYTLYAES
- the elk4 gene encoding ETS domain-containing protein Elk-4 isoform X6: MDSSVTLWQFLLQLLLDPSNDQLICWTNEDGEFKLLQAEEVARLWGARKNKPSMNYDKLSRALRYYYDKNIIKKVNGQKFVYRFVSYPDILKGDVMARTEGADGGSAGPSPLSDKPANIPRDKDSKAASDRGAGPPGQAKASSRNDYIHSGLYTSFTLTSLQSGTQLFKSMKIENPGEKLIDKKAGQESPQPSTVIKFGTMPQNRITTPSAIGRPELPTQPVQAPLPSPTENETKQSTVSHVVCAFVENPTSENAMTGFPLSRISPSLLPRSQSPSSSPMTDSQELVIDSEIESLSSQPSELQLQVQPSSVSKDTTPASEMSESPPRNLSGKSKKPKGLELMPTLVVTSSDLSPLNLSSPSLPTASLTPAFLQTPLLLTPSPLLSNIHFWSTLSPVAPLSPARRQGAHTLFQNMLCLRFLPRPGFGENDPLLESFAGLLTCLNG
- the elk4 gene encoding ETS domain-containing protein Elk-4 isoform X2 is translated as MDSSVTLWQFLLQLLLDPSNDQLICWTNEDGEFKLLQAEEVARLWGARKNKPSMNYDKLSRALRYYYDKNIIKKVNGQKFVYRFVSYPDILKGDVMARTEGADGGSAGPSPLSDKPANIPRDKDSKAASDRGAGPPGQAKASSRNDYIHSGLYTSFTLTSLQSGTQLFKSMKIENPGEKLIDKKAGQESPQPSTVIKFGTMPQNRITTPSAIGRPELPTQPVQAPLPSPTENETKQSTVSHVVCAFVENPTSENAMTGFPLSRISPSLLPRSQSPSSSPMTDSQELVIDSEIESLSSQPSELQLQVQPSSVSKDTTPASEMSESPPRNLSGKSKKPKGLELMPTLVVTSSDLSPLNLSSPSLPTASLTPAFLQTPLLLTPSPLLSNIHFWSTLSPVAPLSPARRQGAHTLFQNMLCLRFLPRPGFGENDPLLESFADFIGSSSTFQEKERRVHTQNLCFQWRYTLWLLTCLNG